The proteins below are encoded in one region of Limnohabitans sp. 63ED37-2:
- the mraY gene encoding phospho-N-acetylmuramoyl-pentapeptide-transferase, which translates to MLLSLAQWLQSLSPDWGFLRVFQYITFRAVMAAMTALLIGLAAGPWVIRRLTSLKIGQPIRGYGMESHLSKSGTPTMGGVLILLSIAISTLLWFDLSNRFVWIVLIVTLGFGAIGWVDDWRKVVNKDPEGMRSREKYFWQSVIGLLAALYLVFSISEVSNLRVLDLFGQWVMSGFDVSLPPKAGLQVPFFKEVNYPLGVLGFVVLTYLVIVGSSNAVNLTDGLDGLAIMPVVMVGSALGVFAYVTGSAVYSKYLFFPYIPGSGELLIFCAAMAGAGLAFLWFNTHPAQVFMGDVGALALGAALGTIAVIVRAEIVLAIMGGIFVVEALSVMAQVTYFKYTKKKYGEGRRILKMAPLHHHFEKSGWKETQVVVRFWIITMLLCLVGLSTLKLR; encoded by the coding sequence ATGCTGCTTAGCCTGGCCCAATGGTTGCAAAGTTTGTCTCCCGATTGGGGCTTTTTGCGCGTTTTCCAATACATCACCTTCCGAGCCGTGATGGCCGCCATGACGGCGCTCTTGATCGGTCTGGCGGCAGGCCCTTGGGTCATCCGCCGCTTGACCTCGCTCAAAATTGGCCAGCCCATCCGTGGCTACGGCATGGAGTCGCACCTGTCCAAAAGCGGCACACCCACTATGGGCGGCGTGCTCATCTTGTTGTCGATCGCCATCTCCACTTTGTTGTGGTTTGACCTGTCCAACCGCTTCGTCTGGATTGTGCTGATCGTGACCTTGGGCTTTGGGGCCATTGGCTGGGTGGACGACTGGCGCAAAGTGGTCAACAAAGACCCCGAGGGCATGCGTTCTCGCGAGAAGTATTTCTGGCAATCGGTCATCGGCTTGCTGGCCGCGCTGTATTTGGTGTTCAGCATTTCCGAAGTGTCCAACCTGCGCGTGCTCGACTTGTTTGGCCAGTGGGTCATGTCGGGCTTTGATGTGAGTCTGCCGCCCAAAGCAGGTTTGCAGGTACCTTTCTTCAAGGAAGTCAACTACCCCTTGGGCGTGCTGGGCTTTGTGGTCCTGACCTATCTGGTCATCGTGGGGTCCAGCAATGCAGTCAACCTCACGGACGGTTTGGACGGCCTGGCCATCATGCCAGTGGTCATGGTCGGCTCGGCCTTGGGCGTCTTTGCCTACGTCACCGGCAGCGCGGTGTATTCCAAGTACCTGTTCTTCCCGTACATCCCAGGCTCGGGCGAGTTGCTCATCTTCTGCGCCGCTATGGCGGGTGCGGGTTTGGCGTTTTTGTGGTTCAACACCCACCCGGCCCAGGTCTTCATGGGCGATGTGGGCGCGCTGGCACTGGGCGCGGCACTGGGCACCATCGCGGTCATCGTGCGGGCCGAAATCGTGTTGGCCATCATGGGGGGCATCTTTGTGGTGGAAGCCCTGTCGGTGATGGCGCAAGTCACGTACTTCAAATACACCAAGAAAAAATACGGCGAGGGTCGGCGCATCTTGAAGATGGCGCCCTTGCACCACCATTTTGAAAAGAGCGGCTGGAAAGAAACACAAGTCGTGGTGCGTTTCTGGATCATCACCATGCTGCTGTGTCTGGTCGGCTTGTCGACCCTGAAGCTGAGGTAA
- a CDS encoding UDP-N-acetylmuramoyl-tripeptide--D-alanyl-D-alanine ligase, giving the protein MKVPVSMQLNLSLALSWLSQARSVNVQGVVADRVHTDSRSLQAGDLFVALRGERFDGNQFIAQAQAQGAVAVVCEASGEAQAAAHGLPALVVPDARIALGELAAGWRAQFNLPLIAVTGSNGKTTVTQMVASILRAHAGDDALSTQGNLNNDIGVPLTLFNLRTHHRMAVVELGMNHPGEIAYLSQLAQPTVALVNNAQREHQEFMGTVEAVAHENGAVLQALPPEGVAVFPADEDFTAVWRELSGQRAQRCFAMASAADADVRAAVVVWQSGAWQFTLKTPEGTAPVHLHIAGRHNVKNALAATACALAAGVPLAAVVQGLVAFEPVKGRSRALVLPMGAEEITLVDDTYNANPDSVRAAIDVLAELPAPRLLVLGDMGEVGNQGPEFHAEVGAYAAERGIEALFTLGDLCVHSAQAFGAARHFADMGSLLSATTESLGEFRSVVVKGSRFMKMERVVQALQSHSNDKNSQNKDKKGEPHAA; this is encoded by the coding sequence ATGAAAGTCCCGGTGTCCATGCAACTGAATTTGAGTCTCGCCCTGAGCTGGCTGAGCCAAGCTCGTAGCGTGAACGTGCAAGGCGTGGTGGCCGACCGGGTGCACACCGACAGCCGCAGCCTGCAAGCAGGTGACCTGTTTGTGGCTTTGCGTGGTGAGCGCTTTGATGGCAACCAGTTCATCGCCCAAGCCCAGGCGCAAGGCGCTGTGGCGGTGGTGTGCGAGGCTTCTGGCGAAGCACAAGCTGCGGCGCACGGCTTGCCCGCGCTGGTGGTGCCCGATGCACGCATCGCTTTGGGCGAGTTGGCGGCGGGCTGGCGTGCGCAATTCAACTTGCCGCTGATCGCCGTGACCGGCAGCAACGGCAAGACCACCGTGACCCAAATGGTCGCGTCCATCTTGCGTGCCCATGCGGGGGACGACGCCTTGTCCACCCAGGGCAACCTGAACAACGACATTGGCGTGCCCCTGACCCTGTTCAATTTACGCACCCACCACCGCATGGCCGTGGTCGAGCTGGGCATGAACCACCCCGGTGAGATCGCTTACTTGTCCCAACTGGCCCAGCCCACCGTGGCATTGGTCAACAACGCCCAACGTGAGCACCAAGAGTTCATGGGCACTGTGGAGGCCGTGGCGCATGAAAACGGGGCGGTGCTGCAGGCCTTGCCTCCTGAGGGCGTGGCGGTGTTTCCAGCCGACGAAGATTTCACGGCCGTGTGGCGCGAGCTGTCTGGCCAGCGTGCACAGCGCTGTTTTGCCATGGCCTCTGCCGCAGACGCCGATGTGCGTGCTGCTGTGGTGGTCTGGCAGTCAGGCGCCTGGCAGTTCACGCTCAAAACGCCCGAGGGCACCGCGCCTGTGCACCTGCACATTGCCGGGCGACACAACGTCAAAAACGCCTTGGCCGCCACAGCGTGCGCTTTGGCGGCGGGCGTGCCTTTGGCCGCCGTGGTGCAGGGCTTGGTTGCGTTTGAGCCGGTCAAGGGCCGCTCGCGTGCACTGGTCCTGCCCATGGGCGCAGAAGAAATCACCCTGGTGGACGACACCTACAACGCCAACCCCGACTCGGTACGCGCCGCCATCGACGTGCTGGCCGAGCTGCCTGCGCCGCGTTTGCTGGTCTTGGGCGACATGGGTGAAGTGGGCAACCAAGGCCCCGAGTTCCATGCCGAGGTGGGTGCCTACGCCGCCGAGCGCGGCATCGAAGCACTGTTCACCCTGGGTGACTTGTGTGTACACAGCGCGCAGGCCTTTGGGGCGGCCCGGCACTTCGCAGACATGGGCAGTTTGCTGTCGGCGACCACAGAATCGTTGGGCGAGTTCCGCAGCGTGGTCGTCAAAGGCTCGCGTTTCATGAAGATGGAGCGTGTGGTGCAAGCGCTGCAGTCGCACAGCAACGACAAGAACAGTCAAAACAAAGATAAAAAAGGGGAGCCCCATGCTGCTTAG
- a CDS encoding UDP-N-acetylmuramoyl-L-alanyl-D-glutamate--2,6-diaminopimelate ligase: MHTWHSAQDAAVWLRSRVTGELRTDSRLVQAGDGFIAWPGAATDGRHYLAQALAQGASACLMEELGHGTWLSALQSPNPAALACMPSLKAQTAWVADAYYEQPSRALQVLAVTGTNGKTSTAWWLAQALSSPVLQQACGLVGTLGVGQLPDLVSTGMTTPDPVLLQRQFRQFADDGVTHCAIEASSIGLAEHRLDGTHIRVAVFTNFTQDHLDYHGDMARYWSAKAALFTWPGLQSAVINIDDAQGALLAQQLQGGPLDVWTCSRRGAARLQARALPSAQGLAFEVIEGQTVQTLHTGLIGDYNIDNLLGVIGSLRALGFDLTQAVQACAQLTAVPGRMERVSLALPGVQAQLPQPLVVVDYAHTPDAITQALAALRSQAALRGGRLWCVLGCGGDRDASKRPLMAAAAEAAADQVLLTSDNPRSESPEAIVAAMVQGLRQPQSVQIQLDRALAIGEAVVQAAEQDVVLVAGKGHESEQEIMGVRHPFSDVVQARRALQQRAAQHQGVPA; the protein is encoded by the coding sequence ATGCACACATGGCACAGCGCTCAGGACGCCGCTGTCTGGTTGCGCTCGCGCGTGACCGGCGAGCTGCGCACCGACAGCCGACTGGTGCAGGCAGGCGACGGTTTCATTGCGTGGCCAGGCGCAGCTACCGATGGGCGACATTACCTGGCCCAGGCCTTGGCGCAAGGCGCCAGCGCCTGCCTGATGGAGGAGCTTGGACACGGCACTTGGCTGAGCGCGCTGCAGAGCCCCAACCCAGCGGCACTGGCGTGTATGCCCAGCCTCAAAGCCCAAACCGCTTGGGTGGCTGACGCCTACTATGAACAACCCAGCCGCGCTTTGCAGGTGCTGGCGGTCACGGGCACCAACGGCAAAACATCAACGGCTTGGTGGTTGGCACAGGCCCTGTCTTCGCCCGTGTTGCAACAAGCCTGTGGGCTGGTGGGCACATTGGGTGTTGGCCAATTGCCCGATCTGGTGAGCACCGGCATGACCACCCCCGACCCGGTGTTGTTGCAGCGCCAGTTCCGCCAGTTTGCAGACGACGGCGTCACGCACTGCGCCATCGAAGCTTCTTCCATCGGCCTGGCTGAGCACCGTTTGGACGGCACACACATCCGCGTGGCCGTGTTCACCAACTTCACCCAAGACCACCTGGACTACCACGGCGACATGGCCCGTTACTGGTCGGCCAAGGCCGCTTTGTTTACGTGGCCCGGTTTGCAGTCGGCCGTCATCAACATCGACGATGCACAGGGCGCTTTGTTGGCCCAGCAGCTGCAAGGCGGCCCACTCGACGTCTGGACCTGCTCGCGCCGCGGCGCAGCCCGTTTGCAAGCCCGTGCTTTGCCCAGTGCCCAAGGTTTGGCTTTTGAGGTGATCGAAGGCCAGACCGTGCAGACCTTGCACACGGGTTTGATCGGTGACTACAACATCGACAACCTTTTGGGCGTGATCGGCAGTTTGCGGGCCCTGGGTTTTGATTTGACACAAGCGGTGCAAGCTTGTGCACAGCTGACGGCGGTGCCCGGCCGCATGGAGCGCGTGTCTTTGGCGCTGCCCGGTGTTCAGGCGCAATTGCCTCAACCGCTGGTGGTCGTGGACTATGCCCACACCCCCGATGCCATCACCCAAGCACTTGCCGCATTGCGTTCGCAGGCAGCGCTGCGTGGAGGCCGCCTGTGGTGTGTGCTGGGTTGCGGCGGTGACCGCGATGCGAGCAAGCGCCCCTTGATGGCCGCAGCCGCCGAAGCCGCAGCCGACCAAGTGCTGCTGACCAGCGACAACCCCCGCAGCGAATCGCCCGAAGCGATTGTGGCCGCCATGGTCCAAGGCCTGCGCCAACCGCAATCGGTCCAGATTCAACTGGACCGTGCCTTGGCGATTGGTGAAGCGGTGGTCCAAGCTGCCGAGCAAGATGTGGTGCTGGTGGCGGGCAAAGGCCACGAAAGCGAGCAAGAGATCATGGGCGTTCGCCACCCGTTTTCGGATGTGGTGCAGGCCCGCAGGGCTTTGCAGCAACGCGCTGCGCAGCACCAGGGGGTGCCCGCATGA